Proteins from one Nicotiana tabacum cultivar K326 chromosome 23, ASM71507v2, whole genome shotgun sequence genomic window:
- the LOC107827457 gene encoding uncharacterized protein LOC107827457 → MVKSRKPPSGRTNLASCIVATIFLIFILIVILIVYFTVFKPKDPVITVNSIQLPTFSTSNGTVNFTFSQYVSIENPNHDVFTHYDSSLQLLYSGNQVGFMFVPAGKINSGRTEYMAATFSVKSFPLAVNGIPESVGPTVTDGLSGFRVGPSLEVESRIEMAGRVRVLHFFTHHVETKAECRVAISVSDGSVTAFHC, encoded by the coding sequence ATGGTTAAGTCTCGTAAACCTCCAAGTGGACGTACAAACTTAGCTTCATGCATTGTCGCCACCATTTTCTTAATCTTCATCCTCATTGTAATCCTCATCGTTTACTTCACTGTTTTCAAACCCAAAGACCCCGTTATCACCGTTAACTCTATTCAGCTTCCCACTTTCTCTACTTCTAACGGCACCGTTAACTTCACGTTTTCTCAGTACGTTTCTATAGAGAACCCGAATCATGATGTTTTTACTCACTACGACAGTTCACTGCAGCTCCTTTATTCGGGTAATCAAGTCGGGTTTATGTTCGTACCCGCTGGAAAGATTAATTCGGGTCGGACTGAGTATATGGCTGCTACATTTTCTGTAAAGTCTTTTCCTTTAGCAGTGAATGGGATACCAGAGAGTGTGGGACCTACTGTTACTGATGGGTTGAGTGGGTTTCGGGTCGGACCCAGTTTGGAGGTGGAGTCCAGGATTGAAATGGCGGGTCGGGTCAGAGTGCTCCATTTTTTCACTCATCATGTGGAGACTAAAGCTGAATGTAGAGTGGCTATTTCTGTGAGTGATGGATCTGTTACAGCTTTCCACTGTTAG
- the LOC107827454 gene encoding phosphatidylinositol 4-kinase gamma 4-like, with protein sequence MSAVDVALSPVQEESVRSTRHIYGPLALCTNESIVIYITVAGSVIPMRVLESDSIGEVKLKIQTCKGFVVKMQKLVFGGRELARNESLVKDYGVSNGNVLHLVLKISGLLVITVRTTCGKEFEFPVDRHQDIGYLKRTILKKGKDFGEELKVHELFCNGEKLEDKKLIDDVTADAVIHLLVQKFVKVRAKHVERDVQFLEPIVVDPNIELPASICDMISSACDGLTKGNRPIRSSEGSGGTYFMQDGSGNKYVAIFKPVDEEPLAVNNPQGLPLSTNGEGLKKGTRVGEGAFREVAAFLLDHPRKRGRRSLSNGEIGFSGVPPTAMVQCLHNGFHHPNGFEWSSEYIKFGSLQLFMKNEGNCEDRGPGEFPVEEVHKITVFDIRTANADRHAGNILVSREGEKGRIVLTPIDHGYCLPENFEDCTFDWLYWPQARQPYSLETIEYIKSLDAEQDIDLLKFYGLDLSVECARTLRISTMLLKKGVKRGLTPFDIGNMMCRETLNKESVIEEIVRGAQDSILPGMTEAAFLETVSKLMDIKLEKLKI encoded by the exons ATGTCTGCTGTGGATGTGGCTTTGAGTCCGGTTCAAGAAGAGTCTGTCCGGTCTACGAGACATATCTATGGCCCTTTGGCTCTTTGCACGAATGAATCGATTGTAATATACATTACTGTGGCTGGTTCTGTGATTCCAATGCGCGTGTTGGAATCTGATTCGATTGGTGAAGTGAAACTTAAGATCCAAACATGTAAAGGGTTTGTGGTTAAGATGCAGAAGCTAGTTTTTGGAGGTAGAGAACTGGCAAGAAATGAATCATTGGTTAAGGACTATGGAGTTAGTAATGGGAATGTTTTGCATTTGGTCCTGAAGATATCTGGTCTCCTTGTTATCACTGTTAGGACTACTTGTGGCAAGGAATTTGAATTTCCTGTTGATAGGCATCAAGATATCGGGTATCTAAAGCGTACCATATTGAAGAAAGGCAAAGATTTTGGTGAGGAGCTTAAGGTTCATGAGCTTTTCTGTAATGGTGAGAAGCTTGAGGATAAGAAGCTCATTGATGATGTTACTGCTGATGCTGTGATTCACTTGTTAGTTCAAAAATTTGTAAAGGTTCGAGCTAAGCATGTCGAGAGGGACGTCCAATTCTTGGAACCTATTGTTGTTGATCCAAATATAGAACTGCCTGCATCTATTTGCGACATGATCAGCTCTGCGTGTGACGGGTTGACAAAAGGAAATAGACCGATCAGATCGTCTGAAGGGAGTGGAGGAACTTATTTTATGCAGGATGGATCTGGCAACAAGTATGTTGCTATTTTTAAGCCCGTAGACGAGGAACCTCTTGCTGTGAATAACCCGCAAGGACTACCTTTATCAACCAATGGTGAAGGGTTGAAAAAGGGAACCCGAGTAGGAGAAGGTGCATTTAGGGAAGTTGCAGCTTTTCTACTGGATCATCCGAGGAAGAGGGGACGCCGATCATTATCCAATGGTGAGATTGGATTTTCTGGTGTGCCTCCTACTGCTATGGTTCAGTGTTTGCACAATGGTTTTCATCATCCTAATGGATTTGAGTGGTCGTCAGAGTACATTAAGTTTGGTTCACTGCAGTTGTTTATGAAGAATGAAGGAAATTGTGAGGATAGGGGTCCTGGGGAATTTCCTGTGGAGGAAGTTCATAAGATTACTGTCTTTGATATAAGAACAGCAAATGCAGATAGGCATGCTGGGAATATTCTTGTGAGCAGGGAAGGGGAAAAAGGGCGAATCGTGCTTACTCCAATTGACCATGGCTACTGCTTGCCTGAGAAT TTCGAGGATTGCACCTTTGATTGGCTCTACTGGCCACAAGCCCGTCAGCCTTACTCTCTAGAAACTATTGAGTACATTAAATCCCTGGATGCTGAACAAGACATTGACCTTCTTAAGTTTTACGGACTGGATTTGTCTGTTGAATGTGCTCGTACTCTTCGTATCTCAACCATGCTTCTGAAGAAAGGGGTAAAGAGAGGACTTACTCCCTTTGACATAGGAAACATGATGTGCAGGGAAACCTTGAACAAGGAATCTGTTATCGAGGAAATTGTTCGCGGTGCTCAAGATTCTATTCTTCCCGGTATGACTGAAGCTGCATTTCTTGAAACTGTATCCAAGCTCATGGATATCaagcttgagaagctcaaaaTATAA